DNA sequence from the Coregonus clupeaformis isolate EN_2021a chromosome 13, ASM2061545v1, whole genome shotgun sequence genome:
tgctgtggggatgtttttcatcagggactgggaaactggtcagaattgaaggaatgatggatggcgctaaatacaggcaaattcttgaggggaacctgtttcaccttccagcaggataatgaccctaagcatactgctaaagcaacacttgagtggtttaaggggaaacatttaaatgtcttggaatggcctagtaaaagctcagacctcaatccaattgagaatctgtggtatgacttaaagattgctgtacagcagcggaacccatccaacttgaaggagctggagcagttttgccttgaagaatgggcaaaaatcccagtggctagatgttccaagcttatagagacataccccatgaGACTTGAagatgtaattgctgcaaaaggtggctctacaaagtattgactttgggggggtgaatagttatgcacactcaaattttctgtttttttttgtctcatttcttgtttgtttcacaataagaaatatttggcatcttcaaagtggtaggcatgttgtgtaaatcaaatgatacaacccccccaaaaaaacaattttaattccaggttgtaaggcaacaaattaggaaaaatgccaagggggttgaatactttcgcaagccactgtatatgttttgataaggtttgtatcacaactaaagtggccaactaacttcttaaaatgaagcacattaattcGCTTTAaaatgggtgtagagcctaactggcattcATACGCAGGGTGTGAGTTTAAAGTTTGGgaaagatcattttcaccataaaaatgcacctttataataaaataaatatgtgcataatcgcatttgtggtcacttttgagaatagtgttttcctgctaatggaacatttgtgcttataacctactgccgtgtgcgcattgctgcacttataatgttaagaaatagcctaatagttaatcaacattttaagctaaacgttctcatctgttgcgtcaggctcattgcttaaaacaggtttttgatgctagtggttgtattgatttggaatctatcgcatcccacaaatGCCCCAGTttatcgcacagaatagaataggtcagcTTTTGTACTGTGGGGGATAAtatattgacataggctagtgcttttgctgttcgttagacctactcatcttgttggctgacgaaaagtaaatgtggacagttcttccaatatcttcaatatgcgcctcggaattggataaggacgcgtgcAGTTGTGTCccggatgtgtctgtcttcacttgtagcctgtgagaaagacccgaccACGTGACGGaaagccatgtgagtgagaggtgggagaagggaattataaggcatagatttttttagggggcattacggccacacaaaggggatgcagctgggaaattcgaggcattatcaagtgcctgtcaaattgtgaatgagagacggatgaagtgtgtacagactgcgtaaaaaacaaagcagagcacgtctttcatgcaacttttttcaaatcatcattagagtcacatcatgcagccttaaaAAAATGTTAAACATACAGCCCAACATTtctatcacaactaaagttacataaatatctctaaattaagcatataggagtgcctgtttctttgttaaccgctcaacacagaacagCCACATGTGTGCACGCCCTCAAATCGTtaggagaaaatatcctttctattttattcagctatgttcaattgtactCTTCATACTATAaactaatataaaataatgccatggaattctaagcaaatcttttctgctaaatgaactagtgtagcccacagccatatggcatagccagatcagggcctaacataaggacaactcagagaacgctattctgttcttctgaaatagacaacattttcttcatatcatatttctttagacctgtctaaaataaataatggtttTTATTGGGATGgagtaggctatattacatggatttattctactttttaaaacgtagatgttccaaaggtctgcatcagtggcttgtaggaagccaggagatgctaaatatgtttatgataattaacggtcaattaccgtgagatggcagttatttgcttgacaatcccctgctgacaaaatgtcatgaccgccacagccctactcaTATGTCCACCCATATATTCATATCTCCCTCTTTCAAACcagactgctgctgctactactactactactacaactactactactactactactactactactactactactactactatatctgATTAGCATAAACAGTGAGTATATCCGTGATCTGCGTGTGTAACTACCTGTCTCCCCACTTCACTGTTGTGCAGATGCATCAGCTTGTTGGCATGGGAGCCTGCCTTCTTCATCTTCATGGGGGCGTCAGAGAACTTGGAGCCCATGACCAGGCCGTAGTGCAGGTTGTCTGCACAGCCGCCCCAGCGGTAGCCTGGCTCAGGGATCTCTCCGGGGATGGGGCCGCACGAACACAGCCGCAGGTCCCCCGATGTGCATGCCCGCGCAATGGTGTGGCTGATGGCTGCCGCGGACAGGGCGTACACGAATGCCGACTCCCTCGTGCCTGTTGAGAACAACAAGACAAATCCTTGTAAGTGAGGGAACTGACTTCTGTAGATTAACTGCTTTTGCTTTTCATTCATGTAACCTTAATTTAACCCTAACCTGTACTCTCAGTGAGGGTAACATGAGAAAGTCACTAGACAGATATGGTTATACTGCCAGAGTGAATAATATGgatgttatacactgagtgtacaaaacattgacagactgaccaggtgaatccaggtgaacgctatgatcccttattgatatcacttgttaaatccacttcaatcaatgtagatgaaggggaggagacaggttaaagaatgacaCAACtttgagaagcattggagtcaatatgggcctgcatccctgtggaacactttcgacgccttgtagagtccatgccccgatgaactgaggctgttctgagggcaaaagggggggtgcaacttaatattaggaagttgttcctaatgttttgtacattcagtgtataggTAATGAAGTGTGTACACACAGAGGGAAGATATGTCAATGCTGGATGATGGAGGTAGGAGACAGGAAGAAAGAACCATTCAGGCCATCAAAGACATCCCTGTATGAAAAAGAGCACTAGTCTAGAGTCTGCCAGGGGCTTCTTAAGACTGGTCTAACAGTTGACAGATGGAGCCTGTCTTCTCCTGAGGCGCATCATCATGGAGCTATCTCACTAAACCTTTGATTAGGAGCCAGCTCTTTGTTGTGGGGTTTTTACATCTTCACCCAAACTCAGTAAAACTGGAACTGGCATTGGCTCTGTCTGGCTCAGCAAAGATCCTTTTGGCAATAGAAATAAACCCATCAAAGTACAAGTCCAGAACACGGAAAGACTCTCAAAACACTACAAGGAGCGGgcatttaattacattttagtcatttagcagacgctcttatccagagcgacttacagttagtgcatacattatttattttttcatacccccccgtgggaatcaaacccacaaccctggcgttgcaaacaccatgctcaaccaactgagctacatccctgccggccattccctcccctactctgggccaattgtgcgccgccccatgggtctcccggtcggctacaacagagcctggattcgaaccaggatctctagtggcacagtgccttagaccactgcgccactcgggagacttaatGAAACGAGGATTGATTTTTAAAATGTAGGCACGCACTGTATACATTACTAATGCTTTGTGCTGAAGGAAGCGACTAAGAACCTACCTATTCAAAAGACGTATGTTCCGCAGAGATCGCTGGCAATATTTCACATCATGCTTTACTATAGAAAAACAGATGCATGTATGTAATGTATGTAATGTATGCCATAAAATGGATTTAAAACTAAGAAGGATGAGATGCCACAAAAAAGATGTCTAGATCCCTTCTAATAGTCACTGTCCAACTCAATACTATCTTTCACATAGTGGAATCTTAAAGAGAATAACTTTGTAGCACCGATATTATGGAGGTGAGTGGCTAGGGTGATAGTGGATGATTTTCTTTCTTTCAAGGGGACACAAAGAAGAATGGTAGCCTTTGCTTGTCACAGTCGGCTCTGCCCTCAGAGCACAAAAGACCACCAAGGACGATGATTAAAGCGTTAAACTCTCTCTTGTAAATAATCTCCTGTGACACTTAGATTAGCTTTTTGAATCCCACCAAGGACACAGAGTTTCTACTGTACTAATAATTTGGTCAGAGATGATCACTCCTAGTTCGTTTGAAAAAAACGTATAATATGCACACCTAGCACAATGGATCTCACACCACCATTTCAGTCAATAGATCTTCACATAGTTTACTCCAGTGTGCTGGAGTTGTATTCCTTATTTTACGCCTAGTTCTAACCACCATAAATAGTAAATTGTGACTAGTAGGCCTACCTCTGTCAAGGTCTGGTCGATACCTTGAGGAGTCACTGGGGATATCAATAGAGGAACAGTTCCAGCGCATGTCAGCGAAGGTCTTCTGGCAGGTCTTCTTGACCTCGCGGGCTGCAGCGATGATGGTCTGCATGAGCTCCAGGTTGCTCCGACACAGCTGGGCTTGTGAAGACACCAGGCCCGGCAGCAGCTTGCAGTGGTGGGTCTGGTTGATGTGTAAGGACACAGGTGTGTGTGATAGGGCCCTGGAACAGAAATAGACATGCAAAAGCCAATACAAAGTCATTTTCTCACTTATGTCATATACTGAGCCACATGTTTTCAACCAATCAAACACATAATCAGAGCTGTTTGGAATAGGGAAATATTTTGGCATTTGAACCACTTGACTTAGGAGATACAATGGAAATGCCAATGGAAATCTCTCAAGAAGTCACGAACAGGTAAAACATAACAGACCACAGCTTGGCATCAGGTTATTCTCCTGATTCAGTTCACTAAAGGAGGTTCCAGAACATGCCAAATAATGAATTCATTATAGGCAAAAAGCCAGATCTGACAGCACTACATCTATCCATCTAGCATCATTTACATTCTTCAATGGTTTAAAGGATTTCATTATACCGAGACTTTACTGTGACATAAGTCATCTGATCGCGGAAATCTAAAAGGGGGGCACACATACTTTGTTTTCACTTAGACTGAATAGAAGATTAGTTCATAGAAAAACCACCAGAGaacctggtcagtcagtcagttcctgATCTCTGTTTTCTATGTCTTGCAGGAGCActgcgagggagagagagttccATGAGAACCAGCCAATGCCTCCTGCACCTTGGCCTGTTTGGGATTAGGAGGAAGAGGGCGGCCACTCCACTGTGACTCCCCTGTACTCATGGTAACCCAGCACTCACAAGTGTTTATGGCCCCATCTGTTTCACGTCCAGGCCCCGTAGCAATATCAAGGCTGGGAGAGATCCTTTCTACTATAGGATTTAGCACAATGTCATGCAatccccaatctctctctctctctctctctctctctctctctctgaggcacaTTTGCTGCTCAATGGTTATAGCCCAGAGAAATATTAGCAACAACTCACTCTTATAGGTTTCAGATGCTACAGATGCTAAATAACCATTCCAAATCATGTGCAGGCTTAAAATGTCCATTAATCTATGAACAGAAGAAAAATATGTACCAAAATCACTACAGAATTTGTACATCTGAGAGACAAACATTCAAATGATGTCACTCTTGGTTATAGTGATGAGTAACAGTCAAGCAGTCAAGTGTTGCTGtaaagcagggatgggcaactttgatgggggtgggggccacaaaaatcCGTAACTCATCATGAGAGGACGCAATGCCTCGctggtctgcgtacccacatccataccgacacatgcagtcagagccagcCTTTTGGTGGCTCTAAGCAAAAATATTTGCAGCCCCCCTCTTGACAGTGGAAAGAAAACATTTTtcgttttagagttaatttcctgcaattctgcacaCATTTTGCTgtggggcgtagagaaaatgttgcagttttaaagcaagtttgctgcaattctacacattttgccctgGGGCAGAGAGAatattttgcaattttataacacatttaattcaattcatttTTCGTTTTatagttaatttcctgcaattctgcacacattttgccatgggcggagagaaaaatgtgcagttttacagctaatttccttcatttctacacattttgccatagggtgttGAGAAATATTTGCAGTTTTTAAAATAGCTGgctgctagactaacttaccaatctaaaaaatgttagctgacttCGGCTAAttcagtgactgtcagtgactgacataacaagagaaaaactgctgatgcacaaccacatttcgaaattgtATCTTCTGTAttttactattctaactctcaacagttaGTATCCACTGAGTTCCCAAAAAATGATACATatacaaattagtggattcggctatttcagccacacctgttgctgacaggtgtataaaatcgagcacacagccatgcagtctccatagacaaacattggcattagaatggccttactgaagagctcagtgactttcaacgtggcaccgtcataggatgccacctttccaacaagtcagttcgtcaaatttctcccctgctagagctgccccggtcaactgtaagtgctgttattgtgaagtggaaacgtctaggagcaacaacggctcagccgcaaagtggtaggccacacaagctcacagaacgggaccgctgagtgctaaAGCGCGTAGCGCCTTAAAATCGTTGGTCctaggttgcaacactcactaccgagttccaaactgcctctggaagcaacgtcagcacaataactgtttgtcgggagcttcatgaaatgggcttccatggccgagcagccacacacaagcctaagatcaccatgttcaatgccaagcgtcagccggagtggtgtaaagcttgccgccattggactctggcgcagtggaaacgcattctctggagtgatgaatcacgcttcaccatctggcagtccgacggatgaatctgggtttggcagatgccaggagaacactacctgcccctgtttttcatggttagggctaggccccttagttccagtgaagggaaatcttaacgcaacagcatacaatgtcattctagacgattctgtgcttccaactttgtggcaacagattgatgcgccagttgcccatccctgctgtagAGCATACATTTTCCACTCTCTAATTCCAGTTCAAATCTTCTTATTAACATTCATCAGGGGACAAATTGAGAACCTCATTCAATGTCAGAACATGAACTAAAACACACAACCTGCCTTTCTTTTTACCCACATAGACAATATGGCAAATTTTCATCTTCAGATggacaataaagttatattatatTCTGTTCTTTTCTATAACAGATTAAGAATCAATAAAGTAAAAAACTAGAAGGACTTGGAGAGCACCATCTTCTGTACAACATAGTCCACAATAAAGGAAAAATGCAGACACAAAAACAAGAAAAGGAAAGGTCCTTACAGCCATTTGATGCCGGAGCAGATCTGGGACAACAGCAGAACGGTAAGCAGACTGAGTGGGAGGGTGTTAGACATTTTCTTCATGATGATAATGTTCCAACTTAGAGATGACGGTAATGCAGGTGACTGTTGGCTTCTAGGCTCTTCTAGATGCAATCACAAGTCAACTGTCATGGCACCGTCTCACCCTCTATCCCCTGTTTGGTGGAATAGAAAAATGCACCATTAAAATGCACCTCCAGTGagaatctcacttttaaaagttcatattctgttaactcatacctaaataatgttgttgactcatcctatactcatatgtggccaaagcataaattggagaagaaaagaaaaacacctcaaacttgtatctcaaacagacatACAAGATAGTTATATTTGctcatagaggatgatgtcatcctcctgagAAGGATGAGCtagccaatcagcggtctacttgCGTGAATATATTTAATGACCGgtatatgcccacaccattccaacacagaaaagcttcATTTTAACATAATTAATTACCATTtgttggaaggaaaactatttaactcatattgtcattaattataggtcatatttcatacaaatctggaaacactggacagttactttaaagcaACATTCCACAGCAAATATTCAAAACAAAAATGACAAAAGATAATCTATGCTATattgttttgttcattgtcaCATTTTTCAAATATAGTGGAAAAGTAATAGAGAAATCTAAAACTCTATTTCAATAAATGTATTAATTATGGAAGTCTCTTTCCCACTGCAACAACACCAAAACGCATATTGAGCATAGCAAAGTTTATAGCAGCATATAAACTTTGCTGAGTTTGCTCATAAATTCCAATGATAcatttgggaaacactgatcaTATAAGTTACAGAAACTCTCCCAAAAGTTGACAGAATCTCACAAATTCCCACAATTGAGTTAATGATAAAAGGTTACCCTCCCATAACTGCTACCCTCCTACAAATGCCCAACTATGACCAATTCTGCACtaaatatactatatatatattatttagcaATTAAAATGTAATTTAGGCTAGGTAGGATATAACCACAAACTGAATTGTAATTTCTGCTTAACTTTGGACAAATCTCAGAAGGAATTTTAGATAGTAGGATGATAGTGGAAGGCAACAACAAACCAGcacagtaggcctatagcctCCAGCGGACACGGTTGTAGGCCTACAGGGCATTACCTCCATCAGAtagggccttttattgtccatttGATGATAAGGAATCTCTTTTAACAGAGCTTTACATCTATGCATAAAACAAAACACTCTGACTGATTGTAGTGATATTTACAGTGGGAAGTGTAGTTGATTAATAATTATTATAACCACAAACAATAAGACATATATCACTATTATCACCAGGGCCAAATATTCATAAGCATCTTTAACCATGTGTGTAATGATGATCCATCCTAGTTTATAGACCCGTTTAGTGTTGTCATCTAAATTGGGATAGGAAGCGCATTTGGTAGCCTATACGCGCTGGCAATCAACCATCAATTTAGACTAGAGAAGAAAATCCAATTCTACATTATTAACATTTCTTTAACATTGCATTAACATTTCACTACCGACCCCTACAGTTGTGGTAGCTAGTTAGTAGCCTAGTTCTATTAATCCCGAGCTCACATTTTACATAAGGTGCATTGGGTTTATGCGAGGGAAACTGGGATTTTATGTGTGGTGTAACTGTCAATTAAATGAATTGTTTTTCCATGATAATATTCAACAAATATCTGTTAATTTCCCTATGTTAGCCATATCAGCCGCTCAACCTAAAGCGGTGGAACTTTTCCCACATCGTTCTCTTTCAATTTCCCCCATGAATGCATGTTTGAAGCTGTCTTCTTATTATTAAGCCTTCTATTTCTATTCAGTCCCTGTGGGAACGCAAGGAAATTTCAAAAAagcactcgcacatctgagctatctttgttgcaggtgcatggtaacaatGTAATAACGTGAAAGGAAAgagaaacccgcacactgctcttgctagtatcaatGTTCTTTATTAAGCTATACttatcggcctcaaggccttcaCCAGTTAAAATGTAAATACTTTGAGTCACGTTCAACTGCATGAAGTGGCCTATCGAGTCGTTATTCCAACAATATGTTGGATACAATCTAGCCAAACTAAAATCAAGGGTAGGACTTCATAAAATATAAGCTTTAAATAGCCTAACTCATGTTAAAACAAgctttaaaacaacaacaaaataagcATGTTATCGATAACTTTAGACTATGATAGTCATGACATGGAAAACTATACCATTGCTCCTCACCTTTAATGATGATTAAGTATCAATTCCGTGTAGCCTAATATCCTTATGAATTCAATATCTTCCACAAACACGTATAAATCCACAATTTCGCAATTCGAATGAATCCAAAAAAGAGGAAAGCATCGTTTACTCCCCAGCAGCAGTGGCTCTCTTCTCTCGCAGGTTCTTCAGGGTGATGTGTCTCGAGCTTCTGAATGTGTCGGACTCATGGCAGTTGGGCAGCCTCAACTCATAAGTACTCCTGCACCGCTTTGATCTCACTGGTGATGTCAGGCACAATTAGCATAACAAAGCGCGTTGGATTTGGACTTCCAAGAAAAGGGGTAAAATACTCATTGTCCAATCTTGTTCTACATGATAGACAATTGTGTTAAAGGTGAtgttttgttatatatatatttttgtgctGTGTTATTTTCGAGGTTGCCTACAACAATAGCCTAATGCTCACAATAATGATGATAATATATAATAGAAATCTCGAATAATAAAATGTAGGCTATTATTATTATGGTCATTATAATTGTGATTATTACGGTTATTGTtatgtgttttattattattgtttttgttattgttattattatgtggtcctctatagctcaattggtagagcatggcgcttgtaacgccagggtagtgggttcgatccccgggaccacccatatgtaaaaatgtatgcacacatgactgtaagtcgctttggataaaatcgtctgctaaaaatggcatattattattattattattattattataattatttaatttgcctattattattatattatactatcaTTACCTTCATTGGGCCTATTGTTTTCTTATCAGCATCATCTATCTAATTAAAACAGTTTTTAATTAAATTATTATTTCATTTGTATATGCTGAGTTTTCTTAAATATATTCGATAATATTAAACAAAAACATATTGAAAATATGTAACGCACATATGATTCCATCATGGTCACCTCGTAATTTTTTACAAGCAAGAGAGGTAACTATTGCTTTATAGTTTCTCTTTATAGCTTCATGTTCCCATGCATCACCATGTTCATTTTCTATTACCTGGCTCTCTCTGCTCACTTCGCCACCTGCAGAGAATTCCGTAACGCTCAGTGCTCCCCCACAGTAAAACAACCACATACCCACGATCCTTAATAACCATGCATTTAAGACACATTCAT
Encoded proteins:
- the LOC121579778 gene encoding protein Wnt-11-like isoform X1, with the translated sequence MKKMSNTLPLSLLTVLLLSQICSGIKWLALSHTPVSLHINQTHHCKLLPGLVSSQAQLCRSNLELMQTIIAAAREVKKTCQKTFADMRWNCSSIDIPSDSSRYRPDLDRGTRESAFVYALSAAAISHTIARACTSGDLRLCSCGPIPGEIPEPGYRWGGCADNLHYGLVMGSKFSDAPMKMKKAGSHANKLMHLHNSEVGRQALRDALVMKCKCHGVSGSCSIRTCWRGLQDLKDIAMDLKTKYLSATKVVHRPMGTRKQLVPKDIDIRPVRENELVYLQSSPDFCAKNDKLGSVGTQDRQCNKTSIGSDSCDLMCCGRGYNPYTEKLVERCHCKYHWCCYVTCKKCERIVERYVCK